Proteins from a genomic interval of Lactococcus protaetiae:
- a CDS encoding 4-alpha-glucanotransferase, with protein sequence MAQDEYAWWKDRMIAMAEYFDAYRLDHILGFFRIWEMPKGSVRVY encoded by the coding sequence ATGGCACAGGATGAGTATGCTTGGTGGAAAGATCGAATGATTGCAATGGCAGAGTATTTCGATGCCTATCGTTTAGACCATATTTTAGGTTTCTTTCGTATTTGGGAAATGCCTAAAGGGAGCGTTCGGGTTTATTAG
- a CDS encoding 4-alpha-glucanotransferase, with protein sequence MTIEEIENTYGIPLRAWGIERFTQPFIKDWVIDEIFGRDNRDFIIQQFLQYNKYGNYILKTEFDTQKKVEAAGLEDWVRDGLFTLHENVIFLPDHKDEELYHPRITLTSTISFREFGQEYQQRLEHLYNDYFYGRNYDFWKERAYEKLPAIKNSTSMLACGEDLGMVPDNVPDVMYHLEILRLIIERMPADDSFVNGLQYAPYLSVVTTSSHDTSPLRAWWEENREVTQRYYNEIMGWWGEAPYEATPEIIQEIIKRNLNSDAMMVILPLQDWLATDGNIRNKNAHAEQINIPSNPFHYWRYRLHLSLETLAKNNEFTEFLSEFIADSKRKTW encoded by the coding sequence TTGACTATAGAAGAAATAGAAAACACTTATGGGATTCCACTTCGTGCATGGGGTATAGAACGATTCACTCAACCTTTTATCAAGGATTGGGTGATTGATGAGATTTTTGGACGGGATAATAGAGATTTTATTATTCAACAGTTTCTTCAATATAACAAATATGGAAATTATATATTAAAGACTGAATTTGATACTCAAAAGAAAGTTGAAGCAGCAGGACTTGAAGATTGGGTAAGAGATGGTTTATTTACCTTGCACGAAAATGTCATTTTTCTCCCCGACCATAAAGATGAAGAACTTTATCATCCTAGGATAACATTGACGTCCACCATTAGTTTTAGGGAATTTGGTCAAGAGTATCAACAACGTTTAGAACATTTGTATAATGATTATTTCTACGGAAGAAATTATGATTTTTGGAAAGAGCGCGCCTATGAAAAGCTTCCAGCAATCAAAAATTCTACTTCAATGTTAGCCTGTGGGGAAGACCTTGGCATGGTACCAGACAATGTACCAGATGTCATGTATCATTTAGAAATCTTGCGATTAATTATTGAACGTATGCCAGCCGATGACAGTTTTGTCAATGGTTTACAGTATGCACCGTATTTATCAGTAGTCACTACTTCAAGTCATGATACCAGTCCTTTACGCGCTTGGTGGGAAGAAAATCGTGAAGTGACACAACGTTACTACAACGAAATCATGGGTTGGTGGGGAGAAGCTCCCTATGAAGCTACACCAGAGATTATTCAAGAAATTATCAAACGTAATCTTAATTCAGATGCAATGATGGTCATTTTGCCATTACAAGATTGGCTTGCGACAGATGGAAATATAAGGAATAAAAATGCTCATGCAGAGCAAATCAATATTCCTTCAAATCCGTTCCATTACTGGCGTTATCGTTTGCATCTCTCACTTGAAACACTGGCAAAAAATAATGAATTCACAGAATTTTTATCAGAGTTTATCGCTGATTCTAA